A window of the Coprobacter fastidiosus genome harbors these coding sequences:
- a CDS encoding LutC/YkgG family protein, with amino-acid sequence MSSRENILQNIRNAVHKKYEKPELETLKKHALVYPDVIMQFQSMVKQVGGESHLLNKGEDINDIIIKAYPEAKRIASNISEISCATFNPDDVADPADLDGTDLAIVSGKIGVAENGAVWIEQDVKLRAVYFIAEKLVILLDKENIVNNMHEAYEEIDTGEYGFGVFISGPSKTADIEQALVMGAHGARDVMVILK; translated from the coding sequence ATGAGCAGTAGAGAAAATATATTGCAGAATATCCGGAATGCTGTGCATAAAAAATATGAAAAACCGGAATTGGAAACTTTGAAAAAGCATGCTTTAGTCTATCCGGATGTGATAATGCAATTTCAAAGTATGGTAAAACAAGTCGGTGGAGAATCGCATCTGTTGAATAAGGGTGAGGATATTAACGATATAATCATAAAAGCATATCCCGAAGCAAAGCGTATAGCTTCTAATATCAGTGAAATTTCTTGTGCGACATTTAATCCGGATGATGTCGCTGACCCGGCGGATTTGGACGGTACGGATCTTGCAATTGTTTCAGGTAAGATCGGTGTAGCGGAAAATGGGGCTGTCTGGATAGAGCAAGATGTAAAGTTGCGAGCTGTTTATTTTATTGCGGAAAAACTCGTTATTTTATTAGATAAGGAGAATATCGTAAATAATATGCACGAGGCATACGAGGAAATCGATACGGGAGAATACGGTTTTGGCGTGTTTATTTCCGGACCGTCTAAAACTGCTGATATAGAGCAAGCATTGGTTATGGGGGCTCATGGTGCGAGAGATGTGATGGTGATATTGAAGTGA
- a CDS encoding lactate utilization protein B, with amino-acid sequence MSTKHSKAAAEFLKNKKQAAWHDETLWLVREKRDKLSKEVPEWEELRDMVCATKLYSNSHLDELLVEFEANAQANGAHVHWAKDGEEYCNIVYRILEQHGVRHFIKSKSMLAEECELNPFLESKGIEVVESDLGERILQLMHLKPSHIVLPAIHIKREQVGKLFEKEMGTEKGNFDPTYLTHAARKNLRQKFIHAEAAMTGCNFAVASTGEVVVCTNEGNADMGVSQPKLQIAAFGIEKIVPDRKSLSIFTRLLARSATGQPITTYTSHYRKPRAGGEFHIILVDNGRSKILADQNHIKALNCIRCGACMNTCPVYRRSGGYSYTYFIPGPIGVNLGMLKAPLQYSDNVSACSLCYSCSNVCPAKVDLAEQIYLWRQDLDKFNKADRMKKMMSGGMKFIMKRPPVFNTALRLAPLSNHMPRYLIYNKLNTWGNGREMPQFSGKSFNEMWKNGDVK; translated from the coding sequence ATGAGTACGAAGCATTCTAAAGCGGCAGCAGAGTTTTTGAAAAACAAAAAACAGGCTGCATGGCATGATGAAACTCTTTGGTTGGTAAGAGAAAAACGGGATAAATTGAGTAAGGAAGTTCCTGAATGGGAAGAGCTGCGTGATATGGTCTGTGCTACCAAATTATATAGTAACAGCCATTTGGATGAGCTTTTAGTGGAGTTTGAGGCAAATGCGCAGGCAAATGGCGCTCATGTACATTGGGCGAAGGATGGTGAGGAGTATTGTAACATCGTTTATCGCATCTTGGAACAGCATGGTGTCAGGCATTTTATTAAGAGCAAGTCGATGTTGGCGGAGGAGTGTGAATTGAATCCTTTTCTTGAAAGTAAAGGGATTGAGGTAGTGGAGAGTGACTTGGGTGAACGTATTTTGCAATTGATGCATCTTAAACCCAGCCATATTGTTCTTCCTGCTATTCATATAAAGAGAGAACAGGTCGGGAAATTATTCGAAAAAGAGATGGGTACGGAAAAAGGAAATTTTGACCCTACTTATTTAACTCATGCTGCCCGGAAGAATCTTCGCCAAAAATTTATTCATGCAGAAGCCGCAATGACCGGATGCAACTTTGCCGTGGCATCTACGGGTGAAGTTGTCGTGTGTACTAATGAAGGAAATGCCGATATGGGAGTTTCTCAGCCTAAATTGCAGATTGCGGCTTTCGGAATAGAGAAAATTGTTCCGGACCGTAAATCTTTAAGCATATTTACCCGGCTATTGGCGCGTTCGGCAACAGGACAACCTATAACGACATATACCTCTCATTATCGTAAGCCGAGAGCAGGAGGTGAGTTTCATATTATATTGGTCGATAACGGGCGCAGTAAAATTCTTGCAGATCAAAATCACATAAAAGCATTGAATTGCATACGTTGTGGAGCTTGTATGAATACGTGTCCCGTATATCGTAGAAGCGGAGGTTATTCATATACCTATTTTATTCCCGGACCTATAGGTGTCAATTTGGGAATGTTGAAAGCTCCGTTGCAGTATTCAGATAATGTTTCTGCTTGTTCGTTGTGTTATTCATGCTCGAATGTTTGCCCCGCTAAGGTAGATTTGGCAGAACAAATTTATTTGTGGAGACAAGATTTGGATAAATTTAATAAAGCTGATCGAATGAAAAAAATGATGTCCGGAGGTATGAAATTTATAATGAAACGTCCTCCGGTTTTTAATACAGCATTGAGATTAGCCCCGTTATCTAATCACATGCCCCGTTATCTTATTTATAATAAATTGAATACTTGGGGGAATGGTCGTGAGATGCCGCAATTCTCAGGAAAGAGTTTTAATGAAATGTGGAAAAATGGAGATGTGAAGTGA
- a CDS encoding (Fe-S)-binding protein: MKVALFIPCYINAVYPQVGIASYKLLKSLGVDIDYPIDQTCCGQPMANAGFENEAVDLARRFDERFKDYDYIVGPSASCVVFVRDNYGRLLQKDKHHCASEGKIYDICEFIHDVIKPTSLKARFPHKVSIQNSCHGVRLMNLSSPSELNIPYFSKLRDLLSLVEGIEIVEPERRDECCGFGGMFAIEEDAVSVQMGHDKVMRHIATGAEYIVGADSSCLMHQNGIILREKLPIKTLHIVEVLAAGL; this comes from the coding sequence ATGAAAGTAGCTCTATTTATCCCTTGCTATATCAATGCGGTATATCCTCAAGTAGGCATTGCTTCATATAAGTTGCTGAAAAGTTTGGGCGTAGATATTGATTATCCGATAGACCAGACTTGTTGCGGTCAACCGATGGCGAATGCCGGGTTTGAAAATGAAGCAGTTGATTTAGCCCGTCGTTTTGATGAACGTTTTAAAGATTACGATTATATAGTAGGACCTTCGGCAAGTTGTGTCGTATTTGTTCGGGATAATTATGGACGGCTGTTGCAAAAAGATAAGCACCATTGCGCCAGTGAAGGTAAAATATATGATATTTGTGAGTTTATTCATGATGTGATTAAACCGACTTCTCTGAAAGCGAGGTTTCCTCATAAAGTAAGTATCCAGAATAGCTGTCATGGGGTTCGTTTGATGAATTTGTCGTCTCCGAGTGAATTGAATATCCCATATTTCAGTAAATTGCGGGATTTATTGTCTTTGGTGGAAGGAATAGAAATCGTAGAACCGGAACGAAGAGACGAATGTTGTGGTTTCGGCGGTATGTTCGCCATAGAAGAAGATGCCGTATCTGTACAGATGGGACATGATAAAGTAATGCGGCATATAGCTACCGGAGCAGAATATATTGTGGGAGCAGACAGTTCGTGTTTAATGCATCAGAACGGTATTATTCTCCGAGAGAAATTACCGATAAAGACATTGCACATAGTTGAAGTTTTAGCAGCAGGATTATGA
- a CDS encoding DMT family transporter, whose translation MNTKTKGYILGIIAAAAYGMNPLFALPLYKAGMNPDSVLFFRYLFAIPVLGIMIKARGRNFKLQRKEVLPLVIMGLLVALSSLALFLSYNYMEAGIASTLLFVYPIMVALIMAFVFKEKLTLLTISCILLALVGIGLLYKTSSGSTLSTTGIILVMVSALSYAIYIVGVNRSILKEIATLKLTFYILLFGMTLFLVRVDFGKSLLTVDTWYLWGNLIALAIFPTAISFLCTTQAVQYIGSTPTAILGALEPLTAVFFGVTVFGEVLTPRLCCGILMIILAVTLIIAGGNITTYMVRFRKMFPKLPIKKKAIH comes from the coding sequence ATGAACACAAAAACCAAAGGTTATATCTTAGGTATTATCGCAGCTGCAGCTTACGGAATGAATCCTCTGTTCGCTCTCCCTCTATATAAAGCAGGAATGAATCCGGATTCTGTTCTTTTTTTCAGATATCTGTTCGCTATTCCGGTATTAGGAATCATGATCAAGGCAAGAGGACGTAACTTCAAACTACAACGAAAAGAAGTATTGCCATTGGTCATCATGGGGCTATTAGTAGCTCTCTCCTCATTAGCGCTATTTTTAAGCTATAATTATATGGAAGCCGGCATTGCATCAACATTGCTATTTGTTTACCCGATTATGGTAGCCCTGATCATGGCTTTCGTTTTTAAAGAAAAGCTGACTCTGCTAACGATTTCTTGTATTTTGTTGGCATTAGTCGGCATCGGATTACTCTATAAAACAAGTAGCGGTTCAACTCTTAGCACGACCGGAATAATTTTAGTAATGGTCTCCGCCCTCTCTTATGCAATTTATATAGTCGGTGTCAACAGGTCGATATTAAAAGAAATTGCAACACTCAAACTTACTTTCTACATTTTATTATTCGGAATGACTCTATTTTTGGTACGTGTCGATTTCGGGAAAAGCTTACTCACTGTCGATACATGGTATCTTTGGGGAAATTTAATAGCTTTGGCTATTTTCCCGACAGCCATATCCTTCCTCTGTACTACTCAGGCTGTTCAATATATAGGATCTACTCCGACTGCAATTCTCGGAGCATTAGAACCCCTGACCGCCGTTTTTTTCGGAGTAACCGTTTTCGGGGAGGTTCTGACTCCAAGATTATGCTGCGGAATATTAATGATTATTTTGGCTGTAACCCTTATTATCGCAGGAGGAAATATAACTACTTATATGGTTCGTTTCAGGAAAATGTTTCCTAAACTTCCGATTAAAAAGAAAGCCATTCATTAA
- a CDS encoding urea transporter, with protein MNSTLFTLGRGIGQVMFQNNALSGIIMLLGIFLNSWQIGLLALAGNGAGTLTAYLSGYKQEDIRAGLYGFNGTLVGIAIGVFMQISLVSLLLMIIASAFSTWVTRLFGSQRWLPGFTAPFIITVWLLLGICSFFFPSLLLPTCSSVIECKPDLFRAFSLNIGQVMFQGETIVSGLFFLAAIFINSRLNAFYAVMASLLSVVVSLFWGVEYSMLNMGLMGYNGVLCAIALGDKTWKGAFYAVLSVLISILLQFTGMKFGMVTLTAPFVLSVWCIMGINKLASGKKRLNILG; from the coding sequence GTGAATAGCACATTGTTTACATTGGGTAGAGGAATCGGGCAAGTAATGTTTCAGAACAATGCTTTGTCCGGAATAATAATGCTATTGGGGATATTTCTCAATTCATGGCAGATAGGATTATTGGCTTTAGCCGGTAATGGTGCAGGTACACTGACAGCATACTTGTCGGGATATAAGCAGGAAGATATAAGAGCCGGGTTGTATGGTTTTAACGGTACGTTAGTGGGAATAGCAATAGGCGTATTTATGCAAATTTCGTTGGTATCTTTATTATTGATGATTATCGCATCTGCTTTTTCTACATGGGTTACCCGATTATTCGGTAGTCAAAGATGGTTGCCGGGATTTACAGCCCCGTTTATTATAACAGTATGGTTGTTATTGGGTATATGTTCATTTTTTTTCCCTTCATTATTATTGCCGACATGTTCTTCTGTTATAGAGTGTAAGCCGGACTTGTTTCGTGCGTTCAGTCTGAATATCGGTCAGGTAATGTTTCAGGGTGAGACAATCGTTTCCGGCTTGTTTTTTTTAGCGGCAATTTTTATAAATTCCCGTTTGAATGCTTTTTATGCAGTAATGGCCTCTTTGCTTTCTGTTGTCGTTTCATTATTTTGGGGAGTCGAATATTCGATGTTGAATATGGGGCTGATGGGATATAATGGTGTGTTATGCGCAATTGCTTTAGGAGATAAAACATGGAAAGGCGCATTTTATGCAGTGTTATCTGTCTTGATATCGATATTATTACAGTTTACCGGGATGAAATTTGGAATGGTTACATTAACTGCGCCGTTTGTTTTGTCTGTATGGTGTATAATGGGAATCAATAAATTGGCATCCGGGAAAAAGAGGTTGAACATTCTTGGTTGA
- a CDS encoding DUF6359 domain-containing protein: MRGLFIAFVAFLYSGLLYAGDGSVSSPFTVEEALSKKNNNMLCYVSGYIVGEYVNYSNNKHFYNMAPPFEGTSTYLIADMPFEYRLEKCMTVQLGAANTDICNLDEYPVYWNKKLLLQGNLSLFQTLPGIKNLKNFVLPEQPLEDETVYWNIFEDFETKNGYKPVSGDMYGGGVFYGEDNAIPWVFEGATLGETGKDAKWDGASAHLRLTESTSGNPGAIYMKEDKSNGIGYIRFWAAFYDTDKKGRIAVYISGDQGESWESVASGLTPEKTLKEFQVLVNRPGNYRVKIAKSENSSDGVNIDNIRISDYLQPSAVIRSEKDDTFSVSANNGILSLSFTDEVDGVDIYTINGSLAFSIKDRIEHISIPLLPGVYIIRCGSYIRKIVL, encoded by the coding sequence ATGCGAGGTTTATTTATTGCGTTTGTAGCTTTTTTGTATTCAGGTTTACTATATGCCGGTGACGGTTCTGTTTCTTCCCCTTTTACGGTAGAAGAAGCATTGTCGAAGAAAAACAACAATATGTTGTGTTATGTGAGCGGTTATATTGTAGGAGAATATGTTAATTATAGTAATAATAAGCATTTTTATAATATGGCTCCTCCATTTGAAGGGACATCTACTTATCTAATTGCGGATATGCCTTTTGAATACAGGCTCGAAAAATGTATGACTGTGCAGTTAGGAGCGGCTAATACGGATATTTGTAATTTAGATGAATATCCTGTGTATTGGAATAAGAAGTTGCTTTTGCAAGGTAATTTGTCTTTATTTCAGACATTACCGGGGATTAAGAATCTCAAGAATTTTGTTTTACCCGAACAACCGTTAGAAGATGAAACGGTATATTGGAATATTTTTGAAGATTTTGAAACAAAGAATGGATATAAGCCTGTTTCTGGAGATATGTATGGAGGAGGAGTTTTTTATGGAGAGGATAATGCGATTCCTTGGGTATTCGAAGGTGCTACTTTAGGTGAAACAGGAAAAGATGCCAAATGGGACGGAGCTTCGGCTCATTTGCGGTTGACGGAGAGTACGTCTGGTAATCCCGGAGCTATTTATATGAAAGAGGATAAGTCGAATGGGATCGGTTACATTCGTTTTTGGGCTGCGTTTTATGATACCGATAAAAAAGGACGGATTGCGGTTTATATTTCAGGTGATCAGGGTGAATCTTGGGAGAGCGTGGCTTCTGGACTTACTCCTGAAAAGACTCTGAAAGAGTTTCAGGTATTGGTGAATCGGCCTGGAAACTATCGGGTGAAAATCGCTAAATCTGAAAATTCTTCTGATGGTGTTAACATCGATAATATTCGTATTAGCGATTATTTGCAACCGTCTGCTGTTATTCGTTCAGAGAAGGATGATACTTTTAGCGTATCGGCAAATAACGGAATATTATCTTTGAGTTTTACAGATGAAGTTGATGGCGTCGATATATATACGATAAACGGCTCTTTAGCCTTTTCGATAAAAGATCGTATAGAACATATTTCTATACCTCTATTGCCGGGAGTGTATATTATACGATGTGGATCGTATATTCGGAAAATTGTATTATAG
- the trxA gene encoding thioredoxin: MKRYLSQIILLMMFVPVFAQEKSNSGSGDVKVLNASIFTAETAKGVVLVDFWATWCPPCRQMSPIVDEIAKELKGKVKFGKVDVDSNKDLATKYQIRSIPTFILFKNGKKVDQIVGAVEKKDLKDFVLKHVDKK; encoded by the coding sequence ATGAAGAGGTATTTAAGTCAGATTATATTATTGATGATGTTCGTCCCTGTTTTTGCTCAGGAAAAAAGTAATTCAGGCAGTGGCGATGTAAAAGTGTTGAACGCTTCGATTTTTACTGCCGAAACGGCAAAAGGTGTTGTTTTGGTGGATTTTTGGGCAACATGGTGTCCTCCATGTCGGCAGATGTCTCCGATTGTCGATGAAATAGCTAAAGAATTGAAAGGAAAGGTCAAATTTGGAAAAGTAGATGTCGATTCGAATAAAGATTTGGCTACAAAATATCAAATAAGATCGATTCCGACATTTATTCTTTTTAAGAACGGGAAAAAAGTAGATCAGATTGTCGGAGCTGTGGAGAAAAAAGATCTGAAAGATTTTGTATTGAAGCATGTCGATAAGAAGTAA
- a CDS encoding MBOAT family O-acyltransferase, which yields MLENNNWLGEIFEKLGLDIHKLGVQFLYDPNNPMLFNSGFFFFLFLAFLFLYRYCRKNELLRNLYVMLFSFYFYYKSSGIYLLVLIFVCTFDFFIGRLLYRTERKVSRKWLVTLSLIVNICMLGYFKYTNFIFDLFYSAVNRQFEPFDIVLPVGISFFTFQSMSYIIDIYRKQIEPLQRWRDYAFYVSFFPQLVAGPIVRARDFIPQMKQPVFVSGEMFGRGMFLIMAGLFKKVIISDYISLNFVDRIFDNPTLYTGFENLMGVYAYALQIYCDFSGYSDMAIGIALLLGFRFNINFDSPYKSTSITEFWRRWHISLSSWLRDYLYISMGGNRKGKVRTYINLMLTMLIGGFWHGASLLFVLWGAWHGLLLVLHKWFRSIFPASKEVRSRWYWTNVLSIILTFNLVCIGWVFFRSPSMEVAKSVFSRIFTEFHPEIVWDFISGYANVLFFICLGFLLHFLPHRYSEGMARKIEMSPVSVKAFAFALLIVLVIQIKSSELQPFIYFQF from the coding sequence ATGTTGGAAAATAATAATTGGTTGGGTGAGATATTTGAAAAGCTTGGATTGGATATTCATAAATTGGGTGTTCAGTTTCTATATGATCCGAATAACCCGATGTTGTTCAATAGCGGTTTTTTCTTTTTCTTGTTCCTTGCATTTTTGTTTTTATACCGCTATTGCCGCAAAAATGAACTGTTGCGGAATCTATATGTAATGTTGTTTTCATTCTATTTCTATTATAAATCGAGCGGTATTTATTTATTGGTGCTTATATTTGTCTGTACATTCGATTTTTTTATAGGCAGACTTTTGTATCGTACAGAACGAAAAGTATCACGCAAATGGTTAGTTACATTAAGCCTTATCGTTAATATTTGCATGTTAGGGTATTTTAAATATACCAATTTTATTTTCGATCTGTTTTATAGTGCTGTCAACAGACAATTCGAACCATTCGATATTGTTTTGCCCGTAGGGATTTCGTTTTTTACTTTTCAGTCGATGAGCTATATCATCGATATTTACCGCAAACAGATAGAACCTTTGCAAAGATGGCGGGATTATGCTTTTTATGTTTCCTTTTTCCCCCAATTAGTTGCCGGGCCTATTGTCAGGGCACGAGATTTTATTCCACAGATGAAACAGCCGGTTTTTGTTTCCGGAGAAATGTTCGGTCGGGGTATGTTTCTTATCATGGCTGGTCTGTTTAAAAAGGTCATTATATCCGACTATATCAGTCTTAATTTCGTAGATCGCATTTTTGATAATCCGACATTATATACCGGTTTTGAAAATTTGATGGGAGTATATGCTTACGCTTTACAGATATATTGTGATTTTTCAGGTTATTCCGATATGGCGATAGGAATAGCGTTGTTGTTAGGCTTTCGTTTTAACATCAATTTTGATTCTCCATATAAATCGACATCGATTACCGAGTTTTGGAGACGGTGGCATATTTCTTTGTCTTCATGGTTAAGAGACTATCTGTATATATCTATGGGGGGCAATCGTAAAGGTAAAGTCCGTACCTATATCAATCTGATGCTGACTATGTTGATCGGCGGATTCTGGCATGGAGCTTCTTTGCTGTTCGTTTTGTGGGGTGCTTGGCACGGATTGTTATTGGTACTTCATAAATGGTTCAGAAGCATATTTCCTGCATCTAAAGAAGTGCGCAGCCGTTGGTATTGGACTAATGTTTTAAGCATAATCCTCACATTTAATTTGGTCTGTATTGGTTGGGTATTTTTCAGGTCTCCCTCTATGGAGGTGGCAAAGTCTGTATTTTCCCGTATTTTCACCGAATTTCATCCGGAGATTGTTTGGGATTTTATATCGGGATATGCCAATGTCTTGTTTTTTATCTGTTTAGGATTTTTGTTGCATTTTCTTCCACATCGTTATTCTGAGGGAATGGCAAGGAAAATAGAAATGTCTCCGGTTTCCGTTAAGGCATTTGCGTTTGCATTGTTGATTGTGTTGGTAATACAGATAAAATCGAGTGAGTTGCAGCCGTTCATTTATTTTCAGTTTTAG
- a CDS encoding GDSL-type esterase/lipase family protein: MRYFTVISILVFSLCFFRVTNAQTNISVTVKDSLTEYPFIRVKENILSDSLNTMALFYEKLKILKSDTDTVRKVVNILHLGDSHIQAGFLSGQMMSRFHSDFGNAGRGLIVPLKLIKSNEPRDYAIRSTASWFGSRCVDRKNYPCPGLGGMAVATRDTSFFFDIATLSKTDSCNAFCSVTVFHHPRTSPLSVISQKKGVNYYPTRWPFASRIELDTLVCNLHLKGQSMFGDTSIYYAMSLENRNSGILYHSSGINGSCYSHYVEAGQVLNQTAALTPDLIILSLGTNEAFGKCDQKDIYDQIDRVVSMLRDIHPGAVFLLTTPPECHRRVRRKGKKKYYYTYVTNTKVEKVAETIRRYAVDKGLACWDLFSISGGRGSAKSWVKYQLSARDRIHFNIKGYELQGNLLYDAIIKGYNDYVGK, from the coding sequence ATGAGATATTTTACCGTTATTTCCATACTTGTATTTTCTTTGTGCTTTTTTCGTGTAACGAATGCACAAACGAATATATCCGTTACTGTCAAGGATAGTTTGACGGAATATCCTTTTATTCGTGTGAAAGAAAATATTTTGTCCGATTCTTTAAATACGATGGCTTTGTTTTATGAAAAATTGAAGATTTTGAAGTCGGATACAGATACGGTTCGGAAAGTAGTTAATATTCTTCATCTTGGGGATTCCCATATTCAGGCCGGTTTCTTGAGCGGACAAATGATGAGCCGTTTTCACTCCGATTTTGGAAATGCGGGTAGAGGACTGATCGTCCCTTTGAAATTGATCAAGAGTAATGAGCCTCGTGACTATGCAATCCGTTCGACAGCATCGTGGTTCGGGAGTCGGTGCGTTGATCGCAAAAATTATCCGTGTCCGGGACTCGGAGGAATGGCTGTCGCAACTCGGGATACATCTTTCTTTTTTGATATTGCAACTTTGAGTAAGACCGATTCTTGCAATGCTTTTTGTTCGGTAACGGTTTTTCATCATCCGAGGACATCGCCTTTATCTGTCATTTCGCAAAAAAAAGGAGTGAATTATTATCCTACTCGGTGGCCGTTTGCTTCTCGTATCGAATTAGATACATTAGTATGTAACCTGCATTTGAAGGGGCAGTCTATGTTCGGCGATACGAGTATTTATTATGCTATGAGTCTTGAAAACCGAAATTCGGGTATATTATATCACTCATCGGGTATTAACGGGAGTTGTTATTCTCATTATGTCGAGGCCGGACAAGTTTTGAATCAGACTGCGGCGTTGACTCCGGATCTTATCATTTTATCATTGGGAACGAATGAAGCTTTCGGAAAATGTGACCAAAAAGATATTTATGACCAGATAGATCGGGTAGTGTCTATGTTGCGGGATATTCATCCCGGAGCAGTATTTCTGTTGACTACACCTCCTGAATGTCATCGGCGAGTCCGGCGAAAGGGGAAAAAGAAGTATTATTATACCTATGTTACTAATACAAAAGTCGAGAAGGTTGCTGAAACAATCCGTAGGTATGCCGTCGATAAAGGCCTCGCCTGTTGGGACCTTTTCTCTATATCCGGAGGTCGGGGATCAGCTAAATCATGGGTGAAATATCAGCTTTCGGCGCGAGACAGGATACATTTTAATATAAAGGGATATGAATTGCAGGGAAACTTGCTGTATGATGCGATTATAAAAGGTTATAACGATTATGTTGGAAAATAA
- the cls gene encoding cardiolipin synthase, producing the protein MLYLNIIQNIDQWVYNSLYVIYLITIIGTILVIISENRNPVKSIAWIVVLLFLPIVGIVFYFFFGQEYRRQHMISRKGKRKLQQLTEDPDVDLQEMPLSEESKQQIRLAYTLGKSGLHPGNEVTVFTNGKDKFASLIEDIKNAQTFIHLQYYIFANDRLGNTIKQLLIDKVKEGVIVRVIYDDVGCWKVKQHFFDEMEAAGVDVRPFLKVTFPQLANKLNYRNHRKIVIIDGKIGYVGGMNIADRYQDGVAWGIWRDTHIRITGPAVYGLQTAFSIDWSFTTRELLSDNIYFPPVPRTGNINVQILTSGPIGEWKGISLSFLKAISNAKQHIYIQTPYFLPTESLMKALQVAALSKVDVRLMLPEKSDSPILQLASHSYLTSMLKAGIKIYFYQNGFLHAKSITIDNEFSTIGSTNLDFRSFDHNFEINAFMYSKELTTQMKNIFLDDQKKCRRITLNLWKKRPLWHKICESVVRLLSPVL; encoded by the coding sequence ATGCTTTATCTGAATATAATTCAAAACATCGATCAGTGGGTATATAATAGTCTGTACGTAATATATCTGATCACTATTATAGGTACAATTTTGGTTATTATATCGGAAAACCGCAATCCGGTAAAAAGTATTGCGTGGATAGTCGTTCTTCTCTTCCTACCCATTGTCGGCATCGTCTTTTACTTCTTCTTCGGTCAGGAATATAGAAGACAGCACATGATTTCACGAAAAGGGAAAAGAAAACTTCAACAACTTACAGAAGACCCCGATGTAGATCTACAAGAAATGCCTTTATCCGAAGAAAGTAAACAACAAATACGATTGGCATACACACTCGGGAAATCAGGACTGCATCCCGGTAATGAAGTAACAGTTTTTACCAACGGAAAAGATAAATTCGCCTCTTTGATAGAAGATATTAAAAATGCCCAAACATTCATTCACCTGCAATATTATATTTTTGCCAACGACCGACTCGGAAATACGATTAAACAACTTTTAATCGATAAAGTTAAGGAAGGAGTAATCGTACGAGTTATTTATGATGATGTGGGTTGCTGGAAAGTGAAACAGCATTTTTTTGACGAAATGGAGGCAGCGGGTGTCGATGTACGCCCATTTCTAAAAGTCACTTTTCCTCAATTAGCCAATAAACTGAATTACCGAAACCACCGAAAAATAGTCATCATAGACGGGAAAATAGGATATGTCGGAGGAATGAATATCGCCGACAGATATCAAGATGGTGTGGCATGGGGAATATGGAGAGATACGCACATACGGATTACCGGCCCTGCCGTGTACGGATTACAAACTGCATTTTCTATCGACTGGAGTTTTACGACAAGAGAGTTGCTGTCCGACAACATCTACTTTCCGCCCGTACCACGTACCGGAAACATAAATGTTCAAATTCTCACCAGCGGCCCGATAGGTGAATGGAAAGGTATTTCGCTTTCATTCCTGAAAGCCATTTCAAACGCCAAACAGCATATATACATACAGACTCCGTATTTTCTGCCTACTGAAAGTCTGATGAAAGCTTTGCAGGTCGCAGCACTTTCTAAAGTAGATGTAAGATTAATGTTGCCAGAAAAGTCTGATTCTCCCATCCTGCAATTAGCATCTCACTCATACCTGACCTCTATGCTAAAAGCCGGCATTAAAATATATTTTTATCAGAACGGTTTTCTTCATGCCAAAAGCATCACGATCGACAATGAATTTTCAACGATAGGATCAACAAATCTGGATTTCAGAAGTTTCGACCACAATTTTGAAATAAATGCGTTCATGTATAGTAAGGAGCTCACCACACAAATGAAAAATATCTTTTTGGACGATCAAAAAAAATGCAGACGCATCACTCTGAATTTATGGAAAAAAAGACCCCTTTGGCATAAAATATGCGAATCGGTAGTACGATTATTAAGCCCTGTATTATAA